The nucleotide window TCCATGTTACATATCACTACCATTCTATCATAAGTGGGTTTTTCATGTTCAACATCAATTCATCCAAATACAAGTGTAATTTGTGTTCTAAGTGATGCAATCAACCATAAACATCCAACTTCTCATATAGATTCATTGAATTGTTGGAACTCTATACATTCATAGCCATCAAAACATGAAATTCTTGTTACCTTATGCTTGAATGGACCTAGAAGATCAAGAATCTACCAACATGCAAGAGTAATTGTCTTGATTAGGGCCTCAATTTGTGCAATTTAGTGAAACAAGAAGGGGGGTTTCATCCTGTGCTTGCTCCTGGCGACATAACACACGCATatgtgtgtttgtttgtgttaatTGTTCATTTAATCTCCTAACTTCTTTTATTTACATTTTCCCCCCTCCATGTATGCTCACTTAATTTTAAATGGCTCATAACTTACTCAACCTAGTTAGTAAACTTCTAATTCACATTCTCACTAATCTTACATTCCTAGTTATTTTTATAACGTATTATGGCAACGTACATAATtaaattttggggcgttacaagtccaccccccttaaaataggtttcgtccccgaaacccaATTACGTACCAAACAAAAACGGGTAGAACCTTCTCATCTCGTTCTCCGATTCCCAAGTGAGATCCGACCCCTTTCGGTGTTGCCATTGAACCAATACTTGCTTAACTTCTTTGTTGCGAAGAGTCTTTATCTTGGAATCCTTTATGGCTACCGGTCTTTCTATGTAATTCATCTTCTTGTCTATTTCGATGTCTCCAAGAGGTACGTGAGCCGCTTCATCCGTTAAACATTTCCGCAATTGTGACACATGAAAAGTATTGTGGATTCCTTCTAATGATGGAGGTAGTTCTAATCGATAGGCTACCTTTCCAATTCGAGCTAGAATCTTAAACGGTCCGATATATCGGGGACCCAACTTTCCTCGCTTACGAAATCGAATTATTCCTTTCCACGGAGACACCTTCAAGAATACTCGGTCCCCCACTTGGAACTCAATAGGGCGACTTCTTTTATCTGCATAGGACTTTTGTCGGTCTTGTGCTGCTTTTAGTCGGGCCCGTACAACGTCGATCTTTTCATTGGTTATCGCCACTACATCTTTTGGTGCGAGTTCCCTTTGCCCTACTTCTCCCCAACAAACCGGGGTTCTACATCTTCTTCCATACAGCATTTCATacggtgccatttgtatgctactttggtagctattattatatgaaaattctacTAGCGGTAAATGTTCATCCCAATTTCCCCCGAAATCCATCACGCATGCTCTCAACATGTCTatgagagtttgaatcgttcgttcggattggccatccgtttgcgggtggtatgcgGTACTTAGATGCAATTGAGTACCCATTCCTTCATGAAATTTCCGCCAATAGTGGGAGGTGAATCGCGTATCCCGATCTGAGACGATAGACACCGGCACACCATGGCGGGAAACGATCTCATTCACATAAACTTCCGCTAACCTCTCCGAGGAATAGGTCTCTCGAATGGGTAGAAAATGGGCGCTTTTGGTAAGGCGGTCAACAACGACCCATATTGCATCATGCCCTTTCTTGGTTCTTGGAAGTTTGGTCACAAGATCCATAGCCACATTCTCCCATTTCCACACCGGAATTTCTAAGGGTTGTAATTTCCCGTAAGgtttttgatgttccgccttAACTTGAGAGCATGTCAAGCATTTAGATACATACTTGACAATGTCGcgtttcattcccggccaccaaaaattttctttcaaatCTCGGTACATTTTAGTGGCTCCCGGATgaactgagtaacgggacttgtgTGCTTCTTCCAATAATAAGGTCTTTGCTTCACAGTATCGCGGTATCCAAACTCGCCCAAACCTTGTTCTTAATCCGCTCGTGTTTGCTTCAAGTTCACTTTCAAACCCTTTCGTTCTTTCACCTTTCGGGTCGCCTTTATTCAAGGATTCGTCTTGCTCCTTTCGTATCGTTTCAAGAAGGGTTGGTGTAACTATCATTCTCATCGATTTCACTCGAATGGGTGGTGGGTACTCCTTCCGGCTTAACGCATCCGCTACAACATTAGCTTTTCCCGGATGGTAAAGAATGTCGCAGTCGTAATCTTTGATCAACTCTAGCCaccttcgttgcctcatattgagATCTTTCTGCTCAAAGAAGtatttaaggcttttgtggtccGAATAAATGGTGCATTTcgttccatacaaataatgcctccaaatttttaaggcaaacactaccgccgccagttcgagatcgtgggttggaTAGTTAATTTCATGTTGCTTTagttgtcttgatgcataggcaatgaccttgccccgttgcatcaagacacaaccCAACCCTTGATGAGATGCATCTGCATAAACCActaagtcttctgttccttctggcagTGTTAGAACGGGGGAACTTGACAATTTCTCCTTTAACATTCGAAAAGCTTTCTGCTGATCATCATTCCATTCGAACCTTTCTTCTTTCTTTGTTAGTTTAGTTAAAGGGAGGGCTATTTTGGAGAAGTCTTGGATAAATCTCCGATAATAGCcggctagacctaggaaacttcTTACCTCACCTACATTCTTCGGGGGTACCCATTTCATCACGGCTTCTACCTTAGAGGGATCCACTAAAATCCCCTTTTCGTTAATTACATGTCCCAAAAACTGCACCTCCCTAAGCCAAAAcgcacacttagaaaacttagcatataatCTTTCCTTTCGAAGCGTTTCGAGTACCTGACGTAAATGACTTGCATGTTCAGACTCGCTACGAGAGTATactaaaatgtcatcaataaacactatGACAAACCGGTCTAACATATTTCGGCATACcctattcattagatccataaaagcGGCCGGAGCGTTAGTTAACCCGAATGACATTACCaagaattcgtaatgtccgtagcgagttctgaacgcagtcttaggTACATCCTCTTCCCTTACTCGTACTTGATGGTAGCCCGATCGCAAGTCGATTTTTGAGaaccaacttgccccttgtagttgatcaaagagatcatctattctcggaagtgggtatcggttctttaccgtgagtttattaagttcacggtagtcgatgcacattctcatcgacccatctttctttttaacaaacaaaacagGCGCTCCCCACGGGGATACGCTAGGGCGTATGAAACCCTTGTCAAGAAGTTCTTGTAATTGGACCATTAATTCCCGTACTTCCGCGGGTGCCAaccggtaaggggctttggctaccgGTTTGGCATTTGGTTCTAATTCGATACGAAACTCGACTTCCCGCTCGGGTGGAAGTCCCGGCAATTCGTCCGGAAATACATCCGGGTATTCATTCACTACCTTAGTATCTTCAAGTTTTAAGCTCCTAAATTTGGTATCGACTACATAGGCCAAAAATGCTTTACTTCCATTCCTCACGTACTTAATGGCTTCTAGGATAGTGCAAAATTTTGCTCCTACTTCCCTTTCCCCATGAATGGTTACTCGTTTCCCTTTAGGGGATGTCACATGAATAATTTTGTTTTCGCATAAAATTTCCGCGTGAtaacgggataaccaatccatacctaccaCTACTTTAAATTCTCCCAAAACCATGGGAATCAAATCAATATCAAAATCTTCATCATCTATGGTGATTTTACAACCTCTACATATTTCGTGCAAAAGGTAACTCTTACAATCGGCAATTTCTACTTCGAGAGGTGTACACATTCTTTCTATCGTGAATAAAGGGGAACGTACAAGCTCACTAGAAATGAATGACCTACTAGCTCcggtatcaaataatatataCATGGGTATAGAGTTTATCATAtagatacctgagaccacattcgGGTGAGCTCTTGCTTCTTCCGTGGAGATTTGAAACATTCTTCCCTTTGCTTTCGCAGTTTcttctttctttccttctttCTTCGGCCCTTGTTTGAGCTTTGGGCAATCGGCTTTCACATGGCCCGATTCATTACAATTGTAGCACACCCTCTTGGGATTCGGACAGTTATAGTACGGATGCCCTTCTTGCCCGCAATTGTAACACCCCTTCCTTCCCAATAAGCATTCACCGGAATGGGGTTTTCCACATGTTTTGCATCGTGGGAACCCGCCTTTGGAAGCTTCCTTCTTTCCTTGATCTTGCGTTTTGGGTTTCTTGGATGAGCCTTGAGTTGACCCCTTCTCGACTTGCCTTTTCTCCCCACGTTCATCTTGCCTCTTTATCTCGATTTCTCTATCCCTTGCTAAATCAATGATCTCGTCCAAAGTTTCACATTTTGAAGGAGTTATGAACTCCCGAATTTCAGCTTTGAGCATGCCATGATAACGAATAATCTTCTTCCTTTCTGTCCCAACTATTTCTTCACAAAACTTCAGCTGATCGAGGAAAGTGTTCGTGATTTCATTAACTGATTCATCCCTTTGTCGTAATCGGAGAAAATCTTCTTGAATCCGATCCACAGCTGATTGTGGGCAATGGTACTTGATAAAAGGTTGTTTGAATTCTTGCCAAGTCAAGGTTTGAACTCGATTTTCTCCAATCTCCTTACTATACGAGTCCCACCAATCTTTAGCCCTTCGCATGAGTTGCCCCGTGGCAAACATGACTTGGTCTTCCTTGTCACAATGACTCCGAATGAATACCCCTTCCATGTTAGCTATCCATCTTTGGCATTCTATGGGGTCGATTTCCCCGTCAAAGGTCGTAGGCTTACATGCCATAAAATCCTTGTAGGTGCACCGTCTTGCCTCTCTCTTGCCTTGAATTCCGGCTATCATTTCCTTCAATTCATCCACCTTGCCCGTGATCATGTTTTCTACCGTACTAAGTACTTGGCCCTCCACCTCTTGTGCTAGccttgaaacatttgcatcaatTGCCTTCGTTACTTCATCAGAAATCATCTTGTTTAATTCATCTCGAGTTATACGTTCGGTAGTATGCGTATTTCCTCCACTTGCCATCTACAAATAAACATTCGTGTCAAGTATTATCACATTCGTTCTCCTCATCGTTCTATATACTATTCGTTCTTAATAACTCATTCTCATAAGTCATAAACTTCTTAAATCTTTCCTTACAACATTCTAAGACATTAGTTACTTCATTCTTTTATATACATGACTTCCGTTCTTTTACACATTCGTCATTAAAACATGTTAATTATCTTAAATTCTTAACTTCATAAACAATTTGAGGTGTTCTTTAGGTTAAACGAAGATTTAAGACTGAATTAAAGGTCTTTGCATAACAAACAAACAATTCAGGAAAAACAGACAAtgaggggccgtcgccgacggcacaGGTGTGCGTCGCCGACGGTCCTCAGAAAGTTGCGTCGCTGACTTTAGCCCGTAGGCAGGAACTTAAGCCGTCGGGTGAaggggcaccgtcgccgacggtataggggtccgtcgccgacggcctttcTGATGTGCAGGCGCTGTAAAACAAAAATTTTCATTCCCAGCCCCCTTTTCCAACCCGAAGTGGTCTCGGGCAGCCCCGAAACCTTCCATAGAGCACCTTAACGTTCCCAACCATGTTACACTAGCAACTAAACCATAACCCAATCCCATTTCTATCTATAAACATAAAATCTTTAAATCACTTACTTGCGTGGCGCTTTGGATCGAACACATTTTCACAagagctttcggtttgagttcgAGCACCACAGCCTACTCGAATctctcaaacctaggctctgataccaacttgtaagggcCTAAAACTTAAAAGACTCTAATGAACTTCATTCGGAGaaaataccaaacgggtcaaataattcatAAGCAAAAATTCTGCATTTAACCATAACATGACTAACTAGGAGATGCTAAATAACTTACAACCCAACATTCCATAAACAACTAACATTGTCTTTGACTACGAGATTGACATCTAacaacaaacaagtttgttaCTTACAAAAAGACCCATTTACCAAAAGTATATTTAACAAAAGTTTTGACCCAAACTAATATCCTTGCGGAAGCGTGCATCATGGGCGTGTTCGATCCAAGTAGCGTCATTTAGCAAGTCGCTTTACCTACATACAAGCAATCCGTTAGTCTTTCTTATTATAAGATTTATACAATATCAATTGTAAATATGAACCTCAAGTTAACCTCTTAAACCTTCTTTCTAAACATAAGCTTCTTTAATTTCACCCATAACCCTTCTAGCTCATTTAACCCATACCTTGATTACATAACGGCTTACCATAACTTGTTACATAATACAACTTCAATCATTAAACAATAGTATACTACAACATTACATTATAATGATAATATGTAAGCTATAACTTACCTTTATCGTTCTTCGTGTGAGACTCGGAACGGCTTGTGCTTTCCTCCTTAATTCCTACAATCCATAATTACATACTTAGTATCATGTCTTTCTTTCCATTCCCTTGTTAATAGCTTTAATTTCACAACTAGCGAATTCTctattctagacatttagcaaTATATAACACATGTTCAACTCATTcaagcattttaacaaacacttggtgtgcataccattAGATAAGCAGAAGGTACAAGTTTTGTATGCATAACATGACTAGTTCATGACAATAACATCAATATCAACAATTTCAATCAAAATCTCATACAACCTTTACCCTAATTCGATTCCACATAATATCATTTCGTTAAtaacatcatcatacaacatAAATGTACTAACCTACATCAAAATTCCATGTTACATATCACTACCATTCTATCATAAGTGGGTTTTTCATGTTCAACATCAATTCATCCAAATACAAGTGTAATTTGTGTTCTAAGTGATGCAATCAACCATAAACATCCAACTTCTCATATAGATTCATTGAATTGTTGGAACTCTATACATTCATAGCCATCAAAACATGAAATTCTTGTTACCTTATGCTTGAATGGACCTAGAAGATCAAGAATCTACCAACATGCAAGAGTAATTGTCTTGATTAGGGCCTCAATTTGTGCAATTTAGTGAAACAAGAAGGGGGGTTTCATCCTGTGCTTGCTCCTGGCGACATAACACACGCATatgtgtgtttgtttgtgttaatTGTTCATTTAATCTCCTAACTTCTTTTATTTACATTTTCCCCCCTCCATGTATGCTCACTTAATTTTAAATGGCTCATAACTTACTCAACCTAGTTAGTAAACTTCTAATTCACATTCTCACTAATCTTACATTCCTAGTTATTTTTATAACGTATTATGGCAACGTACATAATtaaattttggggcgttacactaattccattccatcttctactttgataacactttttaaaataagaaaatatttATTGGAAATAAAATATACTAATACTTTTgtattcaaaaacaaaatttttacTTTGTAAACGCATCATTTAAATGAGCAATGTTATATGTTTTCTTTAATTTTGTATGTATAGTTCATATTAGAGTTATATGTATTcatatcaaaatttatatttattatgtgtgatgcaagaactattataaaatataaaaaataattcaaaatttATAATCGGAGTTAATTACAtggttagtccctgtggtttatatgAAATAACAAGATCAGgtattaatagtttaaaatcacattctgaggtatcaactttcaattttgtaacaaCCTAGAGTACCAAGACTAACCAATGTTAGTTTTTTTGTTAGGTTCATGGGCAAATAAGTAATTTTACATCTAATGGACTAATTATGCAAGTATATGGTTGATGAGGGACTGTtttgtaatttacccaaaaaaaaagaaaataatatttaaaaactCTCTTTATCTCTCTCAAGTCACCACCACCATTTCTATTTTCAGATAACCACTACCTCCATTATCTGGCCACCACCACCAAAACAACCTGAAACCTTTGAATTTTTTTTCCGGTGACCACTGCAACACCCCCACTGCCTGTTGACCTACCCCCACGATATGTTTTCCCTTCTATGGAAAATACGAACCAAATTAAAAGGAGTGGGTGTGTGTGTGGGAGTCTGATTAGTGTGGTGGTCGGTTTACCACAACCCACAAGCACCACCATCACCTCTTTCTCTACCCGTCGACACCTGCAGCCCCCACCACCTACCGCCCACCACCACAACCCCAAAGAGATTTGAATGCACAACCTTATCGGATGTGTAAAGCCCTATTTCTCTCATGAGAGAATCAAAATTCCATTCTTCAACCGCATTATTGATCATTCCATGTTCAACCTGGTGAATATCATAGACTGATTTTGGTTCAGCGGCTattgaaaatgttgtttttggAGGAGACAAAAGTGTCCCAGATCTGTTTCCAGATGCTTCCACCTTCGATATACGGTGGTGGTGAGGAGGTTGTTGTCGGTATAGGAGGGTGGTGAAAGGGATGGTGGCGGTGGCTGAATTTGGTGGGATTTTCACTGTTGAAGTGAAGCAAATGCAGGATTTTCGGTTGAGGCGTTGAAACCGATGACTTTTGTATCACCGGAGAAGAAAATTAAGCGGTTTTGTGTGTCTCAATCGAGTGGTGGTGTTATCCAATA belongs to Helianthus annuus cultivar XRQ/B chromosome 5, HanXRQr2.0-SUNRISE, whole genome shotgun sequence and includes:
- the LOC110944220 gene encoding uncharacterized protein LOC110944220, which translates into the protein MAPYEMLYGRRCRTPVCWGEVGQRELAPKDVVAITNEKIDVVRARLKAAQDRQKSYADKRSRPIEFQVGDRVFLKVSPWKGIIRFRKRGKLGPRYIGPFKILARIGKVAYRLELPPSLEGIHNTFHVSQLRKCLTDEAAHVPLGDIEIDKKMNYIERPVAIKDSKIKTLRNKEVKQVLVQWQHRKGSDLTWESENEMRRFYPFLFGT